Below is a genomic region from Candidatus Omnitrophota bacterium.
CAGCCGGCTCCCGCGCCGACTTCGGAGAAAATGAAAGAAAAGACCAATCAGGATAAGTCCGATGAAGCCAAAAATTGCTGACCAGGCGGAGAAACTTCGCCAACTCGCCGCCCAGGAGGAAGGAGGATTTTCCCCGGGCGGCGCGGCGGTTGCGGCGTTGGAAGAACCGTCCGGCGCGGAAGCGGCGCCGATGCCCAATGATAAGCCGTCTCTTCCTGCAGAGATGGAGGAAAAGCGCTCTCTTTCGCCGGATGCGCCTGCATCCGCCACGAAAAAAGAAAAGACGAAAACGCTTTCGTCCGCCGATAGTAAGAAGAGAGAACGAAGCGAGTCTCCGTCCGGAAAACCGCCAATTGTAGAAACATCGATAAACGTTGCTCGTGGAGAAGCCGAAGCGTTAGCCGCCGAGGCGCCATCCGCCGCGGAAGCCGTCGCAATTCTTGATGAAATGAAGGAAACGGAGGCCGCACCTGCGCCGCCGGAAAGCGGCAAGGTGACGGAATTGCTTTCGGCCCGCCGTTTTCTCATGGATGGCCATACGCGCGTGATCGCCGTGACGGGGGGCAAAGGGGGCGTAGGCAAAAGCAACATCGCCTGCAACCTCGGCATCGCCATGGCTCAGATGCGCAAGCGGGTTTTGCTGCTAGACGCCGATCTCTCGCTGGCGAATGTCGATATCCTGCTAGGTTTGACGCCCCGGTTGAATCTATCCCACGTCTTAAGCGGCGAGAAAAAATTGGATGAGGTAATGATGGCCGGACCCGCTGGAATGAACATTATTCCCGGCGGTTCCGGCCTGGAGGAATTCTGCAATTTGCCGCTGCCGGAAATGGAGCGGATTTTCGACGCCTTCGCCGGTCTCGATCCCGCGCCCGATATTCTTATCATCGACACGGCGGCGGGGATTCATCCCAACGTGCTGCAATTTCTGTTGGCGGCGAATCAGGTTCTCGTCGTAACGACGCCGGAGCCGCCCGCCTATACGGACGCTTACGCCTTGATTAAAACACTCGTCCGTCACGATCCCGGCAAAGAGATCGGGGTCGCCGTCAACATGGCCAACGATGCCCGCGAAGCCAACGAAGTAGTGAAGTTAATGCTGCAAATCTGCCGCCAGATGCTGCGGGTGGGATTCAGCAATATGGGCTTTATCCCCCGCGATCCTCACGTCATGAAAGCCGTGCGCCATCAGCAGCCCTTCCTGATCCAATCGCCGAACTCGCCCGCGGCGAAGGCCGTGCGCAACATGGCGGCGACGGCGCTGCAATCCGGTTCGAATGCGGCGGCGAAAGGTCTCAAAGGCTTCTTCCGCCGCCTCTTTTCCCAAGCACCGCCGACTAAAGCTGCCGCCAATTCGTGATGGAGAGCCGTAATCTCATAGTTTTTTAATAGAAATCGTCAGATGAATGCGCGCTTCTTTTTCGGGGCGATCGAGGCGGAAGGCGATGCGCCGGGCGATGGGATGGCGAGACGCGTTGCGCATGTTATTTTCTTTCATATCGTATTCCTTGACGTCCACGGATAGTTTTTGATCTCCAAAACTTACTTCGAGAATAGCTTTTTCGACGCTAATTTTTACTCCGCTTTTGGTTACTTCGACAGGAGCATACGTCCATATCGCCGTTTCAAAACTTTTCGGCGCGCTTTCGAATTGAGCTTCGTCGAGAAGATCGATCCCGATTTTGTTTTTGAACGTGGTCGTCCGCACCAGCGATTTCAATCCTGCTTCCTGGGGATAGGCCGCCGTCATATCGACGCGCAGGACGGCGCCGTCGTCTTTGCGTTCGGTTTTTGTAATGGCGGCGAAGGGGCCGGGTCGCTGTTCGAAGCCGTTGACCAATGGCAGCGAATGCCCCAGCGAGCGAGCCGCCAGATATTCGTAACGCTTATTGCTGAAGAATCTACGGTCGTAAACTGGCGCGCCCAGGTCGGGGATCAAGGTCTCTCCTTGATAGTGAAGAATTATATTGCCGACGTCGTTATGATTGTGCGGCTCGTCGTTGCGTCCGCCCTTGGCCGCCAGGACGAGGCCGTTATCGTCGCGGACGATCATCCATTCCACGCCGCGCAGGAAAACGTAGGGCGCTGGGACGAACTCTTCCTTCTTCCCCGGAAGCGGCGCGAATTGCGTATTTTCGAAGAGGGAAAGCAAGGAACCGGCGTCGATCTCGTATTCCATGCGCGCCGCCGCGAAGCGCCGCAGTTCCGGCGCGTTCAACTCGTCCGCCAAGTAGCATAACATCGACGTGGAGAAGCGGTTGTTCTCGCCTCCATCGGAGAAACTGGGGTATTTGCCCGGCGACAGTTCCACCCGCATGGGCAGCAGGGCGATTTCCTTCACGATGGGCGCAGCTAGCATGTTCAGGCGCTTGTCCGTATAGCGGTTGAGCATTTGGGCCGCCTCGACGTAATTGCCGAAACCGTAGTTCCAATAACCCAGGCCTTCCGCCGTGCCGCCGTCGCGTCCGAAGCCCGTCAGATAGAGGCAGAGGGAATTTTGCGCTTTGGCGACGAGTTCAGCCAAGCGGTTCTTATCGCTAATTTTGTAGAGAGCCGCCGACAGAACATTGCCGTTGCAGACGGCGTTCCAATTGTGAGTCCGCTTCATCCAAGAGAATTCCCGCTTTTGATAAGGACCGAAGATTCTGCGTTCCAATTCGTAATTTAGGCGCATCCGCAAACGCTCCGGCAAAGCGTCTCCGAAGACGTAATCGATGTTGGCGAGAACGTTGGCCGTATTGGAGGCCCGCAGATCGATGTTGGGATTCTCCATGTCGATCAATCCGTCGGTATGGGCGGGCATGCACCAATCGCTCTCTTCGCAGAACGCCCAGAGCGCGTTCATCAGCGGATCGAGAAATTCGCCTTTGCCCTCCAAACATTCCGCCAAAGCGAAAGCGGACAGGAATCCGCTGCGCTGGCCGAGCACGCGCTCGCAAGAAACGCGGTTGCCCGTGCGTTGAAAATCGAGATAGAGAGAGGCGGGCAGATAGGGGAAATCCTGCTTGGCGTATTCCCGCGCCCGATCTACCGCCGCGGTCAAGCTGGGGCCGAAGCGCTTGTCCGTTTTGATCTTTTCCCAAAACTCCCGGTCGCCGTATTGCGGGAAGGGCTTGAATTCCCCGCATTTCTCTAGTACTTGCTTCGCTTCGTCGAGCGTCCAGGGCTTCATCAATGGATCTTCTCCCGCGCCCCGGCTCCAAGCGCTCCCAAACGAAACGAAAACGACGGCAAGCGTCCAGCGTAAACAACGATTCATAATTTCACCTCGCGGATCATTGATAATAGAGATGCATTCTTTGAATATTTACTATGAATCGGTTGGGTTTGTTAAGTGGAAGAAGGAAGATAAGGATTCGTCGAGCGATAAAAATGCAACGACGGCGGCGCGGCGGCGTTATGAAATCGAGACGGTTCGCATCAAGGGCAAGAACAACTTTGCCCTTGCCACTCTTAAAAAGATAAGGAAGGATCAATGAATAAAAAAGCCATAATGATCGGCGGCGTTCTTTTTTTTGCGTTGATTCTGCTCACGTTTTTCACGAGAAGCAAAGATATTTTTGAACAAAAAACCCGCATGGTCATCTCGACGAGTGGAACAGTTCATTTTCCCTGGTCAGCGGAATCGGCGGCGGAGTACGATATATGGCGCTTGGCGCCGATCTTAAAAACGCCCTATGTCTATTGCGAATTCGCTTGGTTTCCTCCCGAATTGCGCCAAAAAATGGATGCCATGACGGCGATCAATCTAAAGAGGATGGAGCGGAAAATCTCCGCGCTCGTCGATGTTCAGCGCGGCGCAAGTCCTTTTCATGCGGAGATCGAATATCCTTATACTCCATTGGGGATGGGAATCGGCGGGGGCGCTTTTGACAACGACGCGTCCATCATGGAATCTTTTATGGTAGACGGACAAATTACTCTTCCTTCTCAGTGGCGTTTTACGCCGCTCTCTTTGAATTCCGATCCGTTTTTGC
It encodes:
- a CDS encoding MinD/ParA family protein; this encodes MKPKIADQAEKLRQLAAQEEGGFSPGGAAVAALEEPSGAEAAPMPNDKPSLPAEMEEKRSLSPDAPASATKKEKTKTLSSADSKKRERSESPSGKPPIVETSINVARGEAEALAAEAPSAAEAVAILDEMKETEAAPAPPESGKVTELLSARRFLMDGHTRVIAVTGGKGGVGKSNIACNLGIAMAQMRKRVLLLDADLSLANVDILLGLTPRLNLSHVLSGEKKLDEVMMAGPAGMNIIPGGSGLEEFCNLPLPEMERIFDAFAGLDPAPDILIIDTAAGIHPNVLQFLLAANQVLVVTTPEPPAYTDAYALIKTLVRHDPGKEIGVAVNMANDAREANEVVKLMLQICRQMLRVGFSNMGFIPRDPHVMKAVRHQQPFLIQSPNSPAAKAVRNMAATALQSGSNAAAKGLKGFFRRLFSQAPPTKAAANS
- a CDS encoding heparinase II/III family protein, which encodes MNRCLRWTLAVVFVSFGSAWSRGAGEDPLMKPWTLDEAKQVLEKCGEFKPFPQYGDREFWEKIKTDKRFGPSLTAAVDRAREYAKQDFPYLPASLYLDFQRTGNRVSCERVLGQRSGFLSAFALAECLEGKGEFLDPLMNALWAFCEESDWCMPAHTDGLIDMENPNIDLRASNTANVLANIDYVFGDALPERLRMRLNYELERRIFGPYQKREFSWMKRTHNWNAVCNGNVLSAALYKISDKNRLAELVAKAQNSLCLYLTGFGRDGGTAEGLGYWNYGFGNYVEAAQMLNRYTDKRLNMLAAPIVKEIALLPMRVELSPGKYPSFSDGGENNRFSTSMLCYLADELNAPELRRFAAARMEYEIDAGSLLSLFENTQFAPLPGKKEEFVPAPYVFLRGVEWMIVRDDNGLVLAAKGGRNDEPHNHNDVGNIILHYQGETLIPDLGAPVYDRRFFSNKRYEYLAARSLGHSLPLVNGFEQRPGPFAAITKTERKDDGAVLRVDMTAAYPQEAGLKSLVRTTTFKNKIGIDLLDEAQFESAPKSFETAIWTYAPVEVTKSGVKISVEKAILEVSFGDQKLSVDVKEYDMKENNMRNASRHPIARRIAFRLDRPEKEARIHLTISIKKL